The proteins below are encoded in one region of Leptolyngbya sp. CCY15150:
- a CDS encoding recombinase family protein — MARRIGYARVSTESQDEQGQVEVLKNAGCALVFHERISTRTKESDRPQLQACLAELSKGDTLVVPKLDRLGRTQVEVVNRLHSLQQDGVYVETLDGLINTKGLGKMAPVIIGLLTGLAEVERELIRERTLESIAYRRSQGKTLGGRPKSYTAEQAHLVLEMRDEGHSFRKIARTTGLSLGTVQRLVSPEGSKG, encoded by the coding sequence ATGGCAAGACGGATCGGGTACGCAAGGGTCAGCACTGAATCGCAGGATGAACAGGGGCAAGTTGAGGTTCTGAAAAATGCCGGTTGCGCCCTGGTGTTCCATGAGCGGATCTCCACCAGAACAAAGGAAAGCGATCGCCCGCAGCTTCAAGCCTGCCTAGCAGAACTCAGCAAGGGCGATACCCTGGTAGTCCCAAAGCTCGATCGCCTAGGGCGTACCCAAGTCGAAGTGGTGAATCGGCTGCACTCGTTACAGCAAGATGGGGTCTATGTGGAGACGTTGGACGGACTGATCAACACCAAGGGGCTAGGGAAGATGGCACCTGTGATCATCGGGCTGCTGACTGGACTTGCTGAGGTTGAGCGGGAACTGATCCGAGAGCGTACCCTGGAGTCGATCGCTTACCGACGGTCGCAGGGCAAAACGTTAGGCGGCCGCCCCAAGTCCTACACCGCTGAACAGGCTCACCTTGTCCTAGAGATGAGGGATGAAGGGCATTCATTCCGCAAGATTGCCAGAACTACAGGGCTATCCTTGGGAACTGTTCAGCGGCTTGTTAGCCCCGAAGGTTCTAAGGGATGA
- a CDS encoding ParB/RepB/Spo0J family partition protein — protein sequence MPRKKLQAPKMKGVEDLFIMDVSQSQPHTVSVDSIRLPVRQPRRYFDEEKLAQLTASVKEYGILEPLLVRPLHSGLYELVAGDRRLRAAQQANLKDVPIISRELSDKQAIQLALIENLQREGLNPVEETEGVLALLSLELDIERDAVVALLHRSETARRRGQRLPDGVMRQIEQIDQVFAKLGHLTADSFRSNCLPILNLPDDVLSVLQEGKIAYTKAITIARLKDKRKRTKLLKEALDLKLSLSESRARLQGLMPDPEQTPLRILSQRWTAIGKQLKKSEVWRDRSTQERITELLDELEQLTAKG from the coding sequence ATGCCACGCAAAAAACTCCAGGCTCCGAAGATGAAGGGTGTTGAAGACTTGTTCATTATGGATGTGAGTCAATCGCAGCCCCATACGGTGTCAGTGGATAGTATTCGCTTGCCGGTTCGCCAACCCCGCCGCTACTTCGATGAAGAAAAGCTGGCGCAGCTCACGGCGTCGGTGAAAGAGTACGGCATCTTAGAACCGCTATTGGTGCGTCCGTTGCATAGCGGATTGTATGAGTTGGTGGCAGGCGATCGCCGGTTGCGGGCCGCCCAACAGGCTAATTTGAAGGATGTTCCGATCATTTCCCGTGAGTTAAGCGATAAACAGGCGATTCAGCTTGCCCTGATCGAAAACCTCCAGCGGGAAGGCCTGAACCCAGTGGAAGAAACGGAAGGGGTGCTGGCTCTGCTGAGCCTGGAACTAGACATTGAGAGAGATGCTGTAGTGGCGCTACTGCACCGATCTGAAACGGCACGTCGCCGGGGACAACGATTGCCGGATGGTGTTATGCGTCAGATTGAACAGATTGACCAAGTTTTTGCTAAGTTAGGGCATCTGACGGCAGACAGCTTTCGTTCCAATTGCCTACCGATCCTAAATCTGCCGGACGATGTTCTGTCGGTCTTGCAAGAGGGGAAGATTGCCTACACCAAAGCGATAACGATCGCCCGCTTAAAGGACAAACGGAAACGCACCAAGTTATTGAAGGAAGCGCTCGATCTAAAACTGAGCCTCAGTGAGAGTCGGGCGCGTCTGCAGGGACTCATGCCCGATCCCGAACAAACGCCGCTGCGGATCTTATCTCAGCGCTGGACTGCGATCGGGAAGCAACTGAAAAAGTCGGAGGTCTGGCGCGATCGCTCCACCCAGGAACGGATTACGGAACTGTTGGATGAACTGGAGCAGTTGACGGCGAAGGGATAG
- a CDS encoding COR domain-containing protein, whose translation MEHGDVLKKIRGAAESGATTLYLGGNRLSSLPPEIVQLSQLTELYLSGNQLSSLPPEIVQLSQLTTLYLNGNQLSSLPPEIVQLSQLTRLDLSDNQLSSLPPEIVQLSQLTELDLSDNQLSSLPPEIVQLSQLTTLDLSDNQLSSLPPEIGQLSQLTRLDLSGNPLPIAPEILGPKQSYKAPGDVRTILRVYFATQEADATEPLYEAKFLIVGEGGAGKTSLAKKIQNPNYALDPDEASTHGIEVIQWRFPTDDGHEFRVNLWDFGGQEIYHQTHQFFLTRRALYALVADDRKENTDFPFWLSSIELFGGDSPVLVIQNQKSDRPCNVNQQQLRGDFPYIKDFYDTNLKTGRGLDDIKAAIRYYISKLDRIGIPLPREWVRVRYALENDARKLIDQRDYFELCQRNGVSDRQEMLSISAFLHELGICLHFQRDPILKHLVILRPDWATNAVYAITTNPDIAENKGRFTRSDVQTIWQKSTYANLEDELLQLMQNFNLCYPIPGLADRYIAPQLLDFTPPAYTWDIAHALTLRYEYDFMPKGIITQLIVRLYRWIEQQQLVWRSGAVFNNGRARVEVIETYRPYKGELRIRVSGVHSKELLSIIANEIDQINAAFEKIKVSKKIPCICEECQTDPSPHFFLMRTLDRYLEKRRYDITCDKSCRDVNVRELTAVLSPSDARFAPDERAQQERFEQLKHQHVEQYTAQPMSDSKYNFNNVQNVQIVENTSGGDAVIHKYANDPNIKTALDSILELLEHLQTQHPNTPPAEAETVLNAELVTLQREQPSRWQKLQQQFRQLPKDLRNPARLKQASQSALVQVTTDLTDNVFLNVLVAFLDGLSDDPET comes from the coding sequence ATGGAGCACGGCGATGTACTGAAAAAAATTCGGGGCGCGGCTGAATCAGGAGCGACAACGCTGTATTTGGGCGGAAATCGGTTGAGCAGCCTGCCGCCGGAGATTGTCCAACTGAGCCAACTGACAGAGCTGTATTTGAGCGGAAATCAGTTGAGCAGCCTGCCGCCGGAGATTGTCCAACTGAGCCAACTGACAACGCTGTATTTGAACGGAAATCAGTTGAGCAGCCTGCCGCCGGAGATTGTCCAACTGAGCCAACTGACAAGGCTGGATTTGAGCGACAATCAGTTGAGCAGCCTGCCGCCGGAGATTGTCCAACTGAGCCAACTGACAGAGCTGGATTTGAGCGACAATCAGTTGAGCAGCCTGCCGCCGGAGATTGTCCAACTGAGCCAACTGACAACGCTGGATTTGAGCGACAATCAGTTGAGCAGCCTGCCGCCGGAGATTGGACAACTGAGCCAACTGACAAGGCTGGATTTGAGCGGAAACCCCCTCCCGATCGCGCCAGAAATTTTGGGGCCGAAGCAATCGTATAAAGCTCCTGGAGATGTGCGTACCATTCTTCGGGTGTATTTTGCCACCCAGGAGGCAGATGCAACCGAGCCACTATATGAGGCTAAGTTTTTGATTGTCGGCGAAGGGGGAGCTGGCAAAACCTCTCTGGCCAAAAAGATCCAAAATCCAAACTATGCGCTAGATCCTGATGAAGCGTCCACCCACGGCATTGAGGTGATCCAATGGCGATTTCCCACCGATGATGGGCATGAGTTTCGGGTCAATCTGTGGGACTTTGGCGGACAGGAAATCTATCACCAAACCCATCAATTTTTCTTGACCCGCCGTGCCCTCTATGCCCTGGTTGCCGACGATCGCAAAGAAAATACCGACTTTCCCTTTTGGCTCAGTTCCATCGAACTATTCGGCGGCGATAGTCCAGTGCTGGTGATTCAAAATCAGAAAAGCGATCGCCCCTGCAATGTCAATCAGCAACAGCTCCGGGGCGATTTTCCCTACATCAAAGACTTTTATGACACCAATCTCAAAACCGGGCGCGGTCTAGACGACATTAAAGCCGCCATTCGCTACTACATTTCCAAGCTCGATCGCATCGGTATACCCCTGCCACGGGAATGGGTGCGCGTCCGCTATGCCCTCGAAAACGATGCCCGCAAACTCATTGACCAACGGGACTATTTCGAGCTGTGCCAACGCAATGGTGTGAGCGATCGTCAGGAAATGCTGAGCATCAGCGCCTTTTTGCACGAACTGGGTATCTGCCTGCACTTCCAGCGCGATCCCATCCTCAAACACCTGGTGATCCTGCGTCCCGACTGGGCTACCAATGCGGTCTATGCCATCACCACCAATCCCGACATCGCGGAAAATAAGGGGAGATTTACTCGCAGTGATGTCCAGACGATTTGGCAGAAATCGACCTATGCCAACCTGGAAGACGAACTGCTCCAGCTCATGCAGAACTTTAATCTGTGCTACCCCATCCCCGGCCTCGCCGATCGCTACATCGCCCCCCAACTGCTCGACTTCACCCCACCCGCCTACACCTGGGACATCGCCCATGCCCTCACCCTGCGCTACGAATATGACTTCATGCCCAAAGGCATCATCACCCAGCTCATCGTGCGGCTCTACCGCTGGATTGAGCAACAGCAACTCGTCTGGCGTAGCGGTGCCGTGTTCAACAACGGTCGCGCCCGCGTCGAAGTCATCGAAACCTATCGTCCCTACAAAGGTGAATTGCGTATTCGTGTATCGGGCGTGCATTCCAAAGAACTGCTGAGCATCATTGCCAACGAAATTGACCAGATCAATGCTGCCTTCGAGAAAATCAAAGTCTCCAAAAAAATTCCCTGCATCTGCGAGGAGTGCCAGACCGATCCGTCCCCCCATTTTTTCCTAATGAGAACCCTAGACCGCTACCTCGAAAAACGTCGGTATGACATCACCTGTGATAAAAGCTGCCGAGATGTGAATGTCCGAGAACTAACCGCCGTACTGTCCCCGTCTGACGCTCGATTCGCGCCAGATGAACGCGCCCAACAAGAACGCTTCGAGCAACTTAAACACCAACACGTTGAACAATACACCGCCCAGCCCATGTCAGATTCTAAATACAACTTCAACAATGTCCAGAACGTTCAGATTGTGGAAAACACTAGCGGCGGCGATGCCGTCATCCACAAGTACGCGAACGATCCCAACATCAAAACAGCCCTAGACTCCATCCTCGAACTGCTGGAACACCTGCAAACCCAGCACCCAAACACCCCGCCCGCCGAAGCCGAAACCGTACTGAATGCTGAACTGGTTACTCTCCAGCGAGAACAGCCATCGCGTTGGCAGAAATTGCAGCAACAGTTCCGCCAGCTTCCCAAGGATTTGCGCAACCCAGCCCGCTTGAAGCAGGCCAGTCAATCCGCCTTGGTGCAGGTGACGACTGACTTGACTGACAATGTGTTTTTGAATGTGCTAGTCGCTTTCTTGGATGGATTATCGGACGACCCCGAAACGTGA